Part of the Caballeronia sp. SL2Y3 genome is shown below.
AGCGCGTTGACCATCGCGCGGCGGCCGCCGTCGCCGTCTTCGGGCGGCGCGGTCATGTGGTAAGCGTCGCCGCTCATGCCGTAGCCGAGCACTTCCGCGTAGATCTTCGCGCCGCGCGCTTTGGCATGCTCGTATTCTTCGAGCACCATGACGCCCGCGCCTTCGCCGAGCACGAAGCCGTCGCGGTCGGTGTCCCACGGGCGGCTGGCCGTCGCGGGGTCGTCGTTGCGCTGCGAAAGCGCGCGCGCCGCAGCGAAGCCGCCGATGCCGAGCGGGGAAACCGTCGCTTCCGCGCCGCCCGCGACCATCACGTCGGCGTCGCCATATTCGATCAGGCGCGACGCTTCACCGATGCAGTGCAGGCCGGTGGTGCACGCCGTTACCATCGACAGATTCGGACCCTTCAGGCCGAAGCGAATCGACAGATGGCCCGAGATCATGTTGATGATCGACGCCGGGACGAAGAACGGCGAGATGCGGCGCGGACCGCGATTGAGCAGTTCCGTCTGCGTGACTTCGATCATCGGCAGCCCGCCAATGCCCGAGCCGACCACGACGCCCACGCGCTCCGCGTTTTCGTCGGTGATCGCAAGGCCGCTGTCCTGCATCGCCTGAACGCCTGCCGCGAAGCCGTAATGGATGAAGGTATCCATGTGGCGCGCTTCCTTGGCGGGCATGTAGTCTTCGATGTTGAAGCCCTTCACCTCGCCCGCGAAACGCGTGGAGAAGTTCGCGGCGTCGAACTTCGTGATGTTGGCGATGCCCGACTTGCCCGCCACCAGATTGGCCCAGCCGTCGGCAACAGTATTGCCGACAGGCGAAACGAGCCCAAGGCCTGTAACAACAACTCGACGACGGCTCACGGTAACCCCTTATCCATAGAATGACGAAAAGCAAAAGCCACAGCGGCCACAGGAAACCGCCCTGTGTGCCCTGTGGCTGTTAAATCGGTCTTTGCAGCGACGA
Proteins encoded:
- the fabF gene encoding beta-ketoacyl-ACP synthase II, with protein sequence MSRRRVVVTGLGLVSPVGNTVADGWANLVAGKSGIANITKFDAANFSTRFAGEVKGFNIEDYMPAKEARHMDTFIHYGFAAGVQAMQDSGLAITDENAERVGVVVGSGIGGLPMIEVTQTELLNRGPRRISPFFVPASIINMISGHLSIRFGLKGPNLSMVTACTTGLHCIGEASRLIEYGDADVMVAGGAEATVSPLGIGGFAAARALSQRNDDPATASRPWDTDRDGFVLGEGAGVMVLEEYEHAKARGAKIYAEVLGYGMSGDAYHMTAPPEDGDGGRRAMVNALKNAKVNADQVNYVNAHGTSTPLGDIAETIGIKRALGDHAKNIVVNSTKSMTGHLLGGAGGLESVFTVLAVHHQISPPTINIFNQDPQCDLDYCANTAREMKIDVAVKNSFGFGGTNGSLVFKRF